One Mercurialis annua linkage group LG3, ddMerAnnu1.2, whole genome shotgun sequence DNA window includes the following coding sequences:
- the LOC126671535 gene encoding scopoletin 8-hydroxylase-like, producing MAPTPSFSQSNSLFNFVVRDGNGVKGLVDSGLSEVPQQYIQPPQERIIDNLKSTLNHTPPIDLSKLDGPNHDQVAEELARAAETLGFFQVVNHGVPVELLESLKVAAHSFFNQPPEKKAVYCKGVSPSPLVKYSTSFVPEKEKALEWKDYISMIHSSDEEAHAYWPRECKDVALEYLRTSMKMVKKIVHVLMEKLGAEVDDEKIDALVGLKMVNMNFYPKCPNPELTVGVGRHSDMGTLTVLLQDEIGGLYVKAEDAINGKKKGEWIEIPPCPGALVINVGDTLQILSNGKYKSAEHRVRTTSEKSRVSIPIFTIPKPTEKIGPLAHLVEKDGLALYKEVVFGDYMANFFSNSHQGKEKSLDFAAIN from the exons ATGGCTCCAACTCCAAGTTTTTCCCAATCAAACTCACTCTTCAACTTCGTAGTCAGAGACGGCAACGGCGTCAAAGGCTTGGTGGACTCAGGCTTATCGGAGGTACCACAACAATATATTCAACCTCCACAAGAAAGAATAATAGACAACCTCAAATCCACCTTAAACCATACTCCACCGATTGACTTATCAAAACTAGACGGTCCGAACCATGACCAAGTGGCGGAGGAGCTGGCTCGAGCCGCTGAGACCCTTGGGTTCTTCCAAGTGGTGAACCATGGTGTTCCGGTTGAGCTACTAGAGTCGTTGAAGGTTGCGGCTCATAGTTTCTTTAACCAACCACCGGAGAAAAAGGCTGTGTATTGTAAGGGCGTGAGTCCGAGCCCGTTGGTGAAGTACAGCACCAGTTTTGTGCCGGAGAAGGAGAAGGCGTTGGAATGGAAAGATTATATCAGTATGATACATTCTAGTGATGAAGAAGCACATGCATATTGGCCTAGGGAATGCAA GGATGTGGCCCTGGAATACTTACGAACATCAATGAAGATGGTGAAGAAAATAGTGCATGTTCTAATGGAGAAGCTAGGAGCAGAAGTAGATGATGAAAAAATAGATGCACTGGTTGGGCTGAAGATGGTAAACATGAACTTCTACCCAAAATGCCCCAATCCTGAACTTACAGTTGGGGTGGGACGACACTCTGACATGGGTACCCTTACTGTATTATTGCAAGATGAAATTGGCGGTTTATATGTCAAAGCCGAAGACGCCATTAATGGCAAAAAGAAAGGAGAATGGATAGAGATTCCGCCATGTCCTGGTGCTTTGGTCATTAATGTTGGTGACACGTTACAG ATACTGAGCAATGGAAAATATAAAAGTGCTGAACATAGAGTGAGAACAACAAGTGAAAAATCAAGAGTGTCGATTCCGATTTTTACAATTCCAAAACCAACCGAAAAGATTGGACCATTGGCTCACCTGGTGGAAAAAGATGGGCTAGCTCTTTATAAGGAGGTTGTGTTTGGGGATTACATGGCAAATTTCTTTAGTAATTCTCACCAAGGAAAGGAGAAATCTCTAGACTTTGCTGCGATCAATTAG